The following nucleotide sequence is from Pseudonocardia abyssalis.
ACCGCCTCGGAGAACGCGCCTGGACCGACCTCGTCGGCCCGCGGCCCACCGTGCTCGTCCCCGTCGGATCCCTGGAGCAGCACGGTCCGCACCTGCCGCTGGACACCGACGCGCGCATCGCCGCCGCCGTCACCCGTCGGGCCGCCGACGGCGATCCGACGCTGCTCGTCGCACCGCCGCTGGCGTACGGGGCGTCCGGGGAGCACGAGGGGTTCGCCGGGACACTGTCGATCGGGCACGACGCCCTGCGCGCGGTGCTCGTCGAGCTGGGCCGCAGCGCGGCGCAGTGGGCGGCGCGGCTCGTGTTCGTCAACGGCCACGGCGGCAACCTCCCGACCGTGCCCGACGCCGTCGCGCAGCTCCGGCACGAGGGCCGCGAGGTCGCGTGGTTCGGGTGCGCCGTCCCGCGCGGTGACGCCCACGCGGGGCGCACCGAGACCTCGATCATGCTGGCGCTCGACCCGTCGGTCGTCCGGATCGAGGCGCTGGAACCCGGCAACACCGCCCCGCTGCGGGACCTGCTGCCCGTCCTGGTCCGTGGCGGGGTGGCCGCGGCCAGCCCCAACGGCATCCTCGGCGATCCCCGCGGCGCGACCGCGCGGGAGGGCGAGGACCTGCTCGGGGACATGGTCGGGCAGCTGCGCGAGCGCCTGGCCCGCTGGCTCCCCGACGACCGGGGCCGCCTCGGCTGACGACTGCGGCGTGACCGGGATGGGGCTGGAGCCCGTCGAGGTGATCGCGTCGCCGACCGTGACCCACCTGCGCTACCGCGTCATCCGGTAGCCAGCAGCAGCGGTACGAGCTGCTCGGCGGAGGTGAGCGAGCCGTGCTGGCCGGGCATCGTCGAGATCAGCGGCTCGGCCTCGGACCGGATGACGGCGGTCGTGCCGCGGGTGGCCACCACGACGTCGCCGACCCGGTCGCGCATCCCGGGCGAGACCGGCCCGAACCATCCGTCGGCCACGGCCTGCTCCCCGGGCACCACCCAGGCGGCGTCGCCGAGGACGGCCCGCCACGCGGCCAGCACGTCGTCGGCCGCGCCGCGGCGGGCGTAGACGTGCCGGGCGCGGGGGTCGCCGCCCAGCAGCAGGACCCCGCGCTGCAGCGCCTCGTCGGTGTCGGCGTCGAAGATCCGGTCGACCGACACCATGCCGTGGTCACCGGTCACCGCGAGGACGGCGTCGGGCGGCAGATTCTCCACGATCCGCTCGGCCAGGCGGTCGACCTGGGAGAGCTGCAGCCGCCAGGCGAGGCTGCCGGGGCCGTGCAGGTGACCCATCGCGTCGAGGTCTGCGTGGTAGCCGTAGCAGAGCCTGCGCTCCGGGCCGGCCAGTGCGGCGAGCACCTCCGCGGCCAGGTCGCCGAGCGCGTGCACGCCGCGGAAGCGCCCGCCGCGCAGCGCCGCGCGGGTCAGCCCGGAACCGCGGAACAGCTGGTTCGAGACCACGGTGACGCCGATCCCCGCGGCCGCCGCCCGTTCCAGCGCGGTGGGCGCGGGCTGGACCTGCTCCGGCGGCTGCGACTCCCGCAGGTCGACCGGGCGGCCGGTGCCGTGGGATGTCCACTTCAGGGAGTCGAGCAGCTCGCCGTCGAGGCGGAAGGTGATGCCGAGCAGCCCGTGCGCGCCCGGTGGCAACCCGGTGCCCAGCGACGCGAGGCTGATCGAGGTGCTCGACGGGAAGCCGACGGTCAGCGGTCCGGCGTCGGGCAGCGAGGCGAGGAACGGGGCGTCGGCGGCATGGGCGTCGAGCAGTTCGCGCCCCAGCCCGTCGACGAGCAGCAGCGCCGCCGCCCGCACCGGCTCCACGACGAGGTCCGACGCCGGCTCCGGCATCCCCAGCGCGTGCATGAGTGCGGGCAGCACCTCGGCGAGCGATCGGTGACCGTAGCGGGGCAGGGAATCCACGGCGCGAGCGTGGCAGACACCTAGGCTGCCCGCATGCACGAAACGGCTGCGGCATGCCCGAGACGGTGACGCGACCGGGCCGACCGGGCGCGGGGCCGGCCGACACCGTGCTCCCCGACGGGCTCCGGGTGGCCCTGGACCGCCGCACCCGCGGCGTCGACGACGGTGCGGTGCTCCTCGGCGGGGCCCCACCACGGATGCTCAAGCTCGCCCCCGCCGGACGGGCCCTGCTCGCCGGGGGTGCGTTCACCGTCGACGGGCCGACATCCCGCGCGCTCGCCCGCCGCCTGCTCGACGTCGGCATCGCGCACCCGGTCGACGGGCCGCCCGGTCCGGGGCCGGAGACCGTCACCGTCGTCGTACCGGTGAAGGACCGCGTCGACGGGCTGCTGCGCCTCGTCGCGGCGATCGGGGAGGTGGGCGCTCTCGTCGTCGTCGACGACGGCTCCGCCGACCCGCACGCCATCCGCGCGGCCGCCGGGCCGCGGGCCACCGTGCTGCGCCACGAGGTGAGCCGTGGGGCGTCCGCCGCCCGCAACACCGGGCTGCGTGCCGCGACGACGCCGCTGGTCGCGTTCCTCGACTCCGACGTCGAGCCCGAGGAGGGCTGGCTGGCCCCGTTGCTCGCGGTGTTCGCCGACCCGGCCGTGGGGCTGGCCGCGCCGCGGATCGTCGCGCTCGCACCGGTCGTCGGCTGGTTGGGCCGCTACGAGGCCGTGCACTCCTCGCTCGACCTGGGCCCCGACCCCGCGCTGATCGTGCCGCGGTCCCGGGTCGCCTACGTACCGAGTGCGGCGATGGTGGTGCGCCGCGACGCCGTGGGCGACGGGTTCGACGAGGACATGCACGTCGCGGAGGACGTCGACCTCGTGCTGCGCCTGCACGCCGCAGGCTGGCGGCTGCGCTACGCCCCCGGCTCGCGCGTCGCCCACGACCACCGCACCGCGCTCGGGAAGTGGTGGTGGCGCAAGGCGCAGTACGGCACGGGTGCCGCCCCGCTCGCGCTGCGCCACCACGGATCGGTGCCGCCGATGGTGCTGAGCCCGACCTCGGCGGCCGTCGCCGGGCTGGCCCTGCTCGCGCGGCCGTGGGCGGTCGCCGCCGCGGGCGTCGTGGGGGCGGTGGCCGTCGAACGGCTCTCCCGCAGGCTCGACGTGCGGCACCCGCGGGCCACCGCGGCCCGGCTGGTCGGGCTCGGGTCGCTGGGGGCGCTCTCGCAGACCGCCGACGCCGTGACGCGCCACTACTGGCCGCTGTCGCTGGCCGCGTGCGCCGTCTCGCGCCGGGCCCGGCGACGGGTGCTCGCGATCGCGCTGGCCGAGGGGGCGGTCGACTGGTGGCGCCACCGCGACCGCGACGTCCGTGTCCGCCCGGACCCGGCCTCACACCTGCTCGCCCACCGCCTCGACGACCTCGCCTACGGCGCGGGGCTCTGGTGGGGCGCCGCGGGGTACCGCACCGTCGCTCCGCTGACGCCGTCCGGGCCGTCCGTCAGGGTTGGTCCAAATGGTTGACAAACTTGACGATTCTGCTCCGCTCCTGCGGAGTCGATTCGGAATCCGACCCGCGTCAGCGGAGTCGCTGTGAGATAGGCGTGACCAGGGTCGATCGCGGCCGGCGAGATCAGGGTGGGCTTCGTTGCACGGCCCGATGATCAGCGGTGAGATGTGGGCGCCACCACAAGGGCGTGGTGCGTGAACAGTCACCGATGTCGTTGCCTAGGAGAACACATATGGCACAGGTCCGGGTCACCGTCGACGGCGTGAACTACGCCGACGACGTCGAGCCCCGTACGTTGTTGGTCCACTACCTGAGGGAACGCCTCGGCAAGACCGGCACCCTCGTGGGGTGTGACACCAGCAACTGCGGTGCATGCACCGTGCACCTCAACGGCCAGAGCGTGAAGTCGTGCTCGGTCCTCGCGGTCCAGGCGGACGGCGCTGAGGTCACCACGATCGAGGGCATCGCCCGCGACGGCAAGCTGCACCCCGTGCAGGAAGCCTTCAACGAGAAGCACGCCCTGCAGTGCGGCTACTGCACGCCGGGCATGATCATGCAGGCCATCGACCTGCTCGGGGACAACCCCGACCCCGACGAGCACGAGGTCCGTGAGGGCATCGAGGGCAACCTCTGCCGGTGCACGGGCTACCAGAACATCGTCCGGGCGGTGCAGTCGGCGGCGCAGAAGATGAAGCCCGGCGCGCACGCCCAGACCGACGCCCCGGTCTCCGTGGCCGGAGGGGGTAACTGAGCATGACGACCACCGCTGATCCCACCACGCTCGAGTTCGGCAAGGCGCGCACCCGCAAGGAGGACGCGCGCCTGATCACCGGCCGGACCAAGTTCACCGACTCCATCAACCTCAACGGCATGCTGCACCTGCACGTGGTGCGCTCGCCGCTGGCGCACGCCACGATCACCGGTGTCGACAAGTCCGCCGCCGAGGCCTCGCCCGGCGTCATCGGCGTCTACACGGCCGCCGACCTGGGTGTCGAGGCCGTCGGCCTGCCCTGCGCCTGGCCGATCACGCCCGACATGAAGGCCCCGCAGCGCCCGCTGCTCGCCACCACCACCGTGCACTTCGCCGGTGAGGGCGTGGCCGTGGTGCTCGCCCGCTCCGCCGCCGAGGCGCGCGACGCGGCCGACCTCGTCGAGGTCGACTACGAGCCGCTCGAGCCCGTCCTCAACATGGAGGACGCGATCAAGGAGGGTGCCACGCTGGTCCACCCGGACCTGGGCACCAACGAGAACGCCACCTGGGTCTTCGACTCGGGCGCGGCCGGCACCGGCGAGGACGTCGCCGCGGCCATCGCCGCCGCCGAGGCCGACCCGGACTCGATCGTCCTCAAGCGCCGCTTCATCCAGCAGCGCCTGATCCCGGCGTTCATGGAGCCGCGCGCGTGCGTCGTCGACCCGACCGGTGAGCAGATCACCGTCTGGGCCGCCACGCAGGTCCCGCACATCCTGCGCACCATGACCACGGTCACGCTGGGCGTCCCGGAGTCCAAGCTGCGCGTCATCGCCCCCGACGTGGGCGGCGGCTTCGGCGGCAAGATCGGCGTCCTGCCCGAGGAGATGCTCTGCGTCGTCCTCGCGCAGAAGACCGGCAAGCCGATCAAGTGGAACGAGACCCGCTCGGAGTCCCTGCTCGCCGCGCACCACGGCCGCGACCAGATCCAGGACCTGACGATCACCGCCAAGCGCGACGGCACGGTCACCGGCCTCGACGTCCACCTGCTCGCCGACATGGGCGCCTACCTCGGCCTCGTCGGCCCGGGTGTGCCGATCCTCGGCGCGTTCATGTTCAACTCGATCTACAAGTTCCCGGCGCTGAAGTTCACCTGCACCAACGTGTTCACCACGAAGACGCTCACCGACGCCTACCGCGGCGCCGGTCGTCCCGAGGCCACGTTCGGCATCGAGCGGATCATGGACGAGCTCGCGGTCGAGCTCGGCATCGAGCCGATGGAGCTGCGCAAGAAGAACTGGATCACCCACGAGGAGTTCCCGTTCACCACGGTCGTGGGTCTGACCTACGACTCGGGCAACTACGAGCAGGCCACCGCCCAGGCGATGGAGTCCTTCGACTACGCGGGCCTGCGCCGCGAGCAGGCCGAGCGCCGCGCCAACGGCGACAAGGTGCAGCTCGGCATCGGCATCTCGACGTTCACCGAGATGTGCGGCCTCGCGCCGTCCCGCGTGCTCGGCTCGCTGGCCTACGGCGCCGGTGGCTGGGAGGCCGCCAGCATCCGGATGCTCGCCACCGGCAAGGTCGAGGTCATCACCGGTGCGTCCGCGCACGGGCAGGGCCACGAGACGGCGTTCAGCCAGATCGTCGCCGACCAGCTCGGCGTGCCGTTCGAGGACGTCGAGATCCTGCACGGCGACACGCAGATCTCGCCGAAGGGCCTCGACACCTACGGCTCGCGCTCGCTGGTCGTCGGCGGCATCGCGATCGTCAAGGCCGCGGAGAAGGTCGTCGCCAAGGCCAAGAAGATCGCCGCGCACCTGCTCGAGGCGTCCGAGGACGACATCGAGTTCTCGGCCGGCACGTTCACGGTCAAGGGCACCGACAAGGGCAAGGCCATCCAGGAGATCGCGTTCGCCGCCTTCATGGCGCACGACTATCCCGAGGACATGGAGCCCAACCTCGACGCCGACGCCGTCTACGACCCGGAGAACTTCTCGTTCCCGCACGGCACGCACCTCGCGGCCGTCGAGATCGACACCGAGACCGGGCACGTCGACCTCCGCAAGTACGTCTGCGTCGACGACATCGGCACCGTCGTCAACCCGCTGATCGTCGAGGGCCAGGTGCACGGCGGTCTCGCCCAGGGCATCGCGCAGGCCCTGTTCGAGGAGGCGAACTACGACGACCAGGGCACCCTGGTCAACGGCACGTTCGTCGACTACACCCTGCCGTCCGCGGCCGACCTGCCCAACTTCGACACCGCCACGGTGTCGACGCCGGCCACGTCGAACCCGCTGGGCGTCAAGGGCGTCGGCGAGGCGGGCACCATCGCCTCGACGCCGGCCATCGTCAACAGCGTCATCGACGCGCTGCGCCACCTGGGCGTGACGAACGTCGAGATGCCCTGCACCTCGCAGCGCGTGTGGCGGGCCATCCAGGCCGCCAAGGGCGTCAGCACCACCGAGACCGACGTCGCCACCCACAGCCCGGGTGCCGGCCTCGGCTCGATCGACCCGAACAACCCGCAGGGAGAGACCGAGTCGTGATCCCCTCCAAGTTCGACTACGTCAAGCCTGCATCCGTCGCGGAGGCGATCACGGCCCTGGAGCAGGGCGGGGACGACGCCAAGATCCTCGGCGGCGGCCAGAGCCTGATCCCGGTGCTCCGGCTGCGCCTCGCGGCGCCGTCGGTGATCATCGACCTCGGCGGGATCGCCGAGCTCCGTGGGATCCGCGAGGACGGCGACAAGATCGCCATCGGCGCGATGACCGTCTACCACGACATCGTCCGGGACGACCTCGTCAAGCAGCACGTCAACCTGCTCGCCCAGGCCACGGAGACGGTGGCCGACAACCAGGTCCGCCACCGCGGGACCCTCGGCGGGTCGCTGGCCCACGCCGACCCCGCCGGTGACCTGGGTGCGGTCGCGCTCGCTCTGGAGGCCGAGCTGGTCATCGCCGGTTCCGGCGGCACCCGCACGGTGTCGGCGCAGGAGTTCTTCGTCGACTACTTCACCACCGCCATCGGCGAGGGCGAGATCCTCACCGAGATCCGGTTCCCGAAGTACACCGGGTGGGGCAGCCACTACGAGAAGTTCAACCGCACGGCGCAGGCCTGGTCGATGTGTGCGGTCGCGGCGGCCATCAAGGTCGACGGCGGCACCATCTCGCAGGCCCGCGTCGGGCTGACGAACATGGGCACCACGCCGATCCGCGCCACCGGCGTGGAGCAGGCGCTCGTGGGCCAGGCCGCCACCGCGGACTCGATCCGCGCCGCGGCCGAGCGTGCGACGGAGGGCACGGCGGCACCGAGTGACGCCGACGCCGCCGCGGACTACCGTGAGCACCTGGCCAAGGTGCTGACCGGCCGCGCGGTGCTGGCCGCCGCGGGCTGACGCTCGTACCGATTCGCAGACGCCCGTCCCGGCCACCGGGGCGGGCGTCTGTCTCGTGAGGAGACCCCATGCAGTTGGAGAACAAGTTCACCATCGAGGCACCCATCGAGAAGGCGTGGGTCGCGCTCAACACCCCCGACATGATCGCGCCGTGCTTCCCGGGCGCCACGCTCACCGAGTACGAGGGCGAGTCGTTCAGCGGCACCGTCAAGGTGAAGCTGGGCCCGATCTCGCTCACCTACAAGGGCAAGGGCACCTACATCGACCGCGACGATGCCAACCACACCGTGAAGATCGAGGCCAGCGGTCGCGACTCCCGCGGCAACGGCACCGCGAACGCCACCGTCACCGGCACGATGGTCGCCGACGGTCCGAACAAGACCGCGGTCACGATGGTCACCGACATGACGATCACCGGGCGCCCCGCGCAGTTCGGCCGCGGTGTCATCTCCGACGTCGCCGACAAGATCATCGGTCAGTTCGCGGCGTGCGTGGCGAAGAAGCTGTCGCCCGAGGCGGAGGCCCCCGCGGAGTCCGCCCCGGCCCCCGTCGCCGACGCCCCGGCCGGCACGAACGGCACCGCGGCCGCGGGCCCGGCCCTGTCGTCGACCCCGGCGTCGTCCGGTGTCACGGCCACCGCGCCCGCCGCGCGGCAGTTCACCCCGATGAAGAGCGAGATCGACGCGATCGACCTGCTCGACACCGCGGGTTCGCCCGTCCTCAAGCGCCTCGCCCCGGTCCTCGGCGGCGGCGCGCTGCTGTTCCTGATCGTCTTCCTGATCCGGCGCGCCCGCGCCTGAGCAGCACCTCGGTGAACGGGCCGGTCCGACGACGTCGGCACCGGCCCGTTCTGCGTCCGCCCCGCGAGTCGCTGTTCCTACGCCCGCGAGTCGCGAGATCTCCGCCCCCGAGTCGGTGTACGACTCGGGGGCGTGGAAACAGCGACTCGCGGGATCAAGTCAGGCCGGACACGCGCAGCGTGATGTTGAGCCGGCCACCCGCCAGGCCCGTGTCGGGCACGTCGTCGGCGGGCAGCAGCTTCGGGACGCCGTGGTGGGCGAGGCGGGCCGCGTCACCGAAGACCACCAGGTCACCGGAGCGCAGCTCGATGTCGGTCCACGGGCGGCCGCGGGTCTCGGTGTTGCCCAGCCGGAACAGGCACGGCGCGCCGATGCTCAGCGAGACGACCGGGTCGGGGGCCGACTCGTCGGCGTCGCGGTGCAGGCCCATGCGGGCGTCGGCGGCGTAGTGGTTGATCACGGCGATGTCGGGGCGGTAGTCGCGCCCGTCGCCGTAGGCGTCGCGGACGGCGTCGCGGCCGAGGTCCCCCATCCAGTCC
It contains:
- the mftE gene encoding mycofactocin biosynthesis peptidyl-dipeptidase MftE, with translation MTANRLGERAWTDLVGPRPTVLVPVGSLEQHGPHLPLDTDARIAAAVTRRAADGDPTLLVAPPLAYGASGEHEGFAGTLSIGHDALRAVLVELGRSAAQWAARLVFVNGHGGNLPTVPDAVAQLRHEGREVAWFGCAVPRGDAHAGRTETSIMLALDPSVVRIEALEPGNTAPLRDLLPVLVRGGVAAASPNGILGDPRGATAREGEDLLGDMVGQLRERLARWLPDDRGRLG
- a CDS encoding alkaline phosphatase family protein yields the protein MHALGMPEPASDLVVEPVRAAALLLVDGLGRELLDAHAADAPFLASLPDAGPLTVGFPSSTSISLASLGTGLPPGAHGLLGITFRLDGELLDSLKWTSHGTGRPVDLRESQPPEQVQPAPTALERAAAAGIGVTVVSNQLFRGSGLTRAALRGGRFRGVHALGDLAAEVLAALAGPERRLCYGYHADLDAMGHLHGPGSLAWRLQLSQVDRLAERIVENLPPDAVLAVTGDHGMVSVDRIFDADTDEALQRGVLLLGGDPRARHVYARRGAADDVLAAWRAVLGDAAWVVPGEQAVADGWFGPVSPGMRDRVGDVVVATRGTTAVIRSEAEPLISTMPGQHGSLTSAEQLVPLLLATG
- the mftF gene encoding mycofactocin biosynthesis glycosyltransferase MftF (Members of this protein family, MftF, are glycosyltransferases, members of PF00535 (glycosyl transferase family 2). The encoding gene is found as part of the mycofactocin cassette, in Mycobacterium tuberculosis, many other Actinobacteria, and occasional members of other lineages. Mycofactocin itself, a putative redox carrier, is a heavily modified derivative of the C-terminal Val-Tyr dipeptide of the mycofactocin precursor MftA (TIGR03969).), which codes for MPETVTRPGRPGAGPADTVLPDGLRVALDRRTRGVDDGAVLLGGAPPRMLKLAPAGRALLAGGAFTVDGPTSRALARRLLDVGIAHPVDGPPGPGPETVTVVVPVKDRVDGLLRLVAAIGEVGALVVVDDGSADPHAIRAAAGPRATVLRHEVSRGASAARNTGLRAATTPLVAFLDSDVEPEEGWLAPLLAVFADPAVGLAAPRIVALAPVVGWLGRYEAVHSSLDLGPDPALIVPRSRVAYVPSAAMVVRRDAVGDGFDEDMHVAEDVDLVLRLHAAGWRLRYAPGSRVAHDHRTALGKWWWRKAQYGTGAAPLALRHHGSVPPMVLSPTSAAVAGLALLARPWAVAAAGVVGAVAVERLSRRLDVRHPRATAARLVGLGSLGALSQTADAVTRHYWPLSLAACAVSRRARRRVLAIALAEGAVDWWRHRDRDVRVRPDPASHLLAHRLDDLAYGAGLWWGAAGYRTVAPLTPSGPSVRVGPNG
- a CDS encoding (2Fe-2S)-binding protein; this translates as MAQVRVTVDGVNYADDVEPRTLLVHYLRERLGKTGTLVGCDTSNCGACTVHLNGQSVKSCSVLAVQADGAEVTTIEGIARDGKLHPVQEAFNEKHALQCGYCTPGMIMQAIDLLGDNPDPDEHEVREGIEGNLCRCTGYQNIVRAVQSAAQKMKPGAHAQTDAPVSVAGGGN
- a CDS encoding xanthine dehydrogenase family protein molybdopterin-binding subunit, producing MTTTADPTTLEFGKARTRKEDARLITGRTKFTDSINLNGMLHLHVVRSPLAHATITGVDKSAAEASPGVIGVYTAADLGVEAVGLPCAWPITPDMKAPQRPLLATTTVHFAGEGVAVVLARSAAEARDAADLVEVDYEPLEPVLNMEDAIKEGATLVHPDLGTNENATWVFDSGAAGTGEDVAAAIAAAEADPDSIVLKRRFIQQRLIPAFMEPRACVVDPTGEQITVWAATQVPHILRTMTTVTLGVPESKLRVIAPDVGGGFGGKIGVLPEEMLCVVLAQKTGKPIKWNETRSESLLAAHHGRDQIQDLTITAKRDGTVTGLDVHLLADMGAYLGLVGPGVPILGAFMFNSIYKFPALKFTCTNVFTTKTLTDAYRGAGRPEATFGIERIMDELAVELGIEPMELRKKNWITHEEFPFTTVVGLTYDSGNYEQATAQAMESFDYAGLRREQAERRANGDKVQLGIGISTFTEMCGLAPSRVLGSLAYGAGGWEAASIRMLATGKVEVITGASAHGQGHETAFSQIVADQLGVPFEDVEILHGDTQISPKGLDTYGSRSLVVGGIAIVKAAEKVVAKAKKIAAHLLEASEDDIEFSAGTFTVKGTDKGKAIQEIAFAAFMAHDYPEDMEPNLDADAVYDPENFSFPHGTHLAAVEIDTETGHVDLRKYVCVDDIGTVVNPLIVEGQVHGGLAQGIAQALFEEANYDDQGTLVNGTFVDYTLPSAADLPNFDTATVSTPATSNPLGVKGVGEAGTIASTPAIVNSVIDALRHLGVTNVEMPCTSQRVWRAIQAAKGVSTTETDVATHSPGAGLGSIDPNNPQGETES
- a CDS encoding FAD binding domain-containing protein; its protein translation is MIPSKFDYVKPASVAEAITALEQGGDDAKILGGGQSLIPVLRLRLAAPSVIIDLGGIAELRGIREDGDKIAIGAMTVYHDIVRDDLVKQHVNLLAQATETVADNQVRHRGTLGGSLAHADPAGDLGAVALALEAELVIAGSGGTRTVSAQEFFVDYFTTAIGEGEILTEIRFPKYTGWGSHYEKFNRTAQAWSMCAVAAAIKVDGGTISQARVGLTNMGTTPIRATGVEQALVGQAATADSIRAAAERATEGTAAPSDADAAADYREHLAKVLTGRAVLAAAG
- a CDS encoding SRPBCC family protein, whose product is MQLENKFTIEAPIEKAWVALNTPDMIAPCFPGATLTEYEGESFSGTVKVKLGPISLTYKGKGTYIDRDDANHTVKIEASGRDSRGNGTANATVTGTMVADGPNKTAVTMVTDMTITGRPAQFGRGVISDVADKIIGQFAACVAKKLSPEAEAPAESAPAPVADAPAGTNGTAAAGPALSSTPASSGVTATAPAARQFTPMKSEIDAIDLLDTAGSPVLKRLAPVLGGGALLFLIVFLIRRARA
- a CDS encoding alpha-ketoglutarate-dependent dioxygenase AlkB family protein; the protein is MGLFPRERRVLAPGAVHVPDWLDLDHQRALVTACRGWAAEGPGIRAATLPNGGRMSVRAVCLGWHWLPYRYSRTRDDQDGSAVTAFPDWMGDLGRDAVRDAYGDGRDYRPDIAVINHYAADARMGLHRDADESAPDPVVSLSIGAPCLFRLGNTETRGRPWTDIELRSGDLVVFGDAARLAHHGVPKLLPADDVPDTGLAGGRLNITLRVSGLT